A region of the Pseudarthrobacter phenanthrenivorans Sphe3 genome:
CCGCCTGCCGGACCACCTGGGTGCGCTTGACCTCGGCCTGCTGGCCGGGGCTGCCGAGGACGTCCTCGAAGGGTTGGATGCGTTCGATGCCGATGCGGGGGAGTGTGTCCGAGACGAAGCGTCCGACGCCGCGCCGCGCCCTGATGAGGCCATCCTCCTCGAGCAGCATGAGGGCTTCGCGGACGACGGTGCGGCTGACTTTCATGTCCGTGCCGAGTTCGGTTTCGGTGGGGATCATGGAGCCGGGGGTGAGGAGGCCGTTGCGGATGGCTTCGGCGATCCGCGAGTACACCGCGACGCGCAGGGGAGCGCCGGGCTGGGCGGCCACCGGCTGGGACAGGAACCGGGCGGCGTCCTGGTGCACGTTATGCCTCGCTTGCGTGTTGGGTCCGGCATCTGGTGGTCGGTCCGGGGATTCCAGCCTAATCCACGTCTGATGCGTTTGTTGGACAAGCAGGGCGCCGGTCCTGCCTTGCTCGGGGAACACCCTGCACGTGCCTCGACGGGCACTCCGGCCCTTACGGATTGTCTGTGGCAGGTGGGATCCTGCAGCATGGCAACTAAACGTCGTCGCTCACGTAGCTCTGGTGCCGGTGGGCTCGGCCCTTTCGGCTTGTTCCTCGCCCTCGCCGCCATCGGGGTCCTCATCCACTACTGGTGGGTTATTCTGATCGTTCTCGGCGTGGTGGGGCTGACCGTGGGAATCGTCCGCTCCGCCAAGACCCCTCCTGCCGTGGCACGCCCGCAAAAGCCGTCCACTCCGCCGAAGCCTAAACCAGTCACGGCCCCGCCCCGCCCTGCCCCCGTCAGTGAGGATCTCGAGGGCCAGATGCGCGCAACCAAACGGGTCCGCCGCACGCGGGACATGCAGGACTGGGACTACGAGTGGATCCGGTTGATGCACCCGGAAAAGAGCAGCCGCGAACTCAGCGAAATCGCCAACGCCCACTTCGCGCGCGGACGGTCGATCGGCATGAACTACGAGTGGGCCGGCCCTCGTGATTCCGGGCCGGAACCGCCCGCTGAGGCCGTCCGTGTGCCGGAAGATCACCAGTCGGCCAAGCCGGAGTCTTCGGACGAGCATGCAGTGAGTGGCCCGGAGGACGGCGTATCCCCGGTGCGCCTCGCGGTCCTCGCCCGCTTCCATTCCGACCTGATGAGGCTGTATGAGGCCCGGGTGGCACAGGCGCGCGAGGACACCCGCACCTCCTCAAACACGGACAACAACGTGCAGGAGCCAGGGGAGCTTTTTGAAAGCGACCCACGCACCATGTGGGCATGGGCTGAATATCTGGAAGGGCGGCTCTCCCTGCCGGTCAGCGGCGAGGCTGCTCGGCAGATCCTGGACGCGATCCCGCCCAGTGACCACGTCGAGATCTTCGGCGCGGTGGCCATCGGGGCAGAACTCCTCGGGAGCACGGACACGCTCCCGAAGGAGGCCCGATTCGCCGCGAGGACATTCGACCGGTGGATCCTGACGTCTCCGGGAGGCCCCGCCGAGACTATCCCTGCTTCCAGTACAAGGCACTGGGGGACGGCCAAGCCGGCCTACCATGCCCGCTGGCTGGCACAGAGCAACTTCGGCCTGGCCGATGGCCGGAACCTGCGGGCCTACGCTGACCGGACACACGTCGATCGGTTTCGCGAGGGCGCCGGACTGCTCATCCTTCGGCTTCCCGACAGCCCCCTGGCGTCCGCCCCGCCAAAGCTCGGCACAGGGGGCGAAAACGCCCGGGTCGCGGGGTACATCAACTCCGTCACCGAACGGGTCCGGGCGGCGAACGCCAATTACGGCAGCCTTGAGGCCCTGACTGCGCTTCGGGAGACCCATGGGGCGGACAGGTGCATGAGGGCAAGGAACTATCTGAAGGCCGCCGTCGACGCCGTGAATCGGCGTCCCCGGATTGGAACTGATACCCACAAAGCCGTGGTTAGCCAGTTTCGCAATGCCGACCTGGGCGCCGCCTTCTTCTGCCAGGTCCTTAGCCTTCCCTATCCCGGGACCCAACCGCTGGGCAAAGCCCGGAGACGCCCTAAAACAGCAGCCGACTTCTACTGACCCGTGTGGGCAGTGCCAGGCACTGACTCCTCGGCCAGGTCCTCCGTACACTTGGGTCCATGGTCTCCCGTATCAGCGAACTGGTCCTCAACTGTGCCGATCCGGAACTCCTGGCTGGGTTCTGGTGCGGCGTCCTCGGCTATGTGGAGCTTGACCGGGAGGACGGTGCCATCGAGATCGGCCCTCCGGACGCCGGGTTCGGCGGCCTGCAGCCGACCATCATCCTGAGCCCGAGCAGCAATCCGCGGACCGGGCGGCTTCCCCTGCACATCGACGTCAACCCCGTGGACCGGGATCAGGATGCCGAACTGGAACGCCTGTTGGCCCTCGGCGCCCGCCCGGCCGACGTCGGGCAGACAGGCGACGAGCAGTGGCACGTCCTGGCAGACCCTGAGGGCAACGAGTTCTGCCTCCTGCGCAGGCGGCTCGACCCCTGACCGGGGGCGGGGCCACATCTCATGTGGCGGAGCCCGCAGGAGTTGCCTGCAGGGCCCAGTGCCGGCGGAGGGATTCGGCCAGCCGCTCAGGCTCGATCCGGTGCGGCGGGTCAAAGTGGTGGCGCTTGGGGAAGACCTCCAGGTGGAAGTCCGGGAAGAAGACCCTCGCCAGCCTGGCGGCAACCTCGCCATACTCATCCGGATGACTGAGCCCGCCCAGGGCAAAGAACACCGGCCTGCTGAACGCGGCGAGTTTGGACCGGTCCAGGTCGTACTCCTTGAAGGTGTTCAGGAACGCCCTGATGCCGGCCGGCCGCTTGGCCATCCACGGCGGCGGGGGACCAGGCTCCGGCGGCGGCAGGACGACGTCGGGCCTCACCTGGAGCCGCATGAAGGCGGCCATGAACTCATCCGGCGGGAGCGACTCCAGCTCCTGATACTTTCTCCGGTGTTGAGCGTAGGCGGGACTCCAGTCCCAGTTTCCTGCCCACGCGGGCTCCAGCAGGGCCAGGCTCTCCAGCCGGTCGGGATGCGTGGCGGCGAGTGCCAGGGCCGCCGCGCCGCCACCCGAATAGCCCAGGAGGTGGAACGTCTGCCAGCCCCGGGCATCGGCTTCCCGCAGCACTCCGGCCACCTCCGTGTCCAGGGTCCAGCCAGCCGGTGGTTCGTCGTCCTTGTACAGCTCCAGTTCCTTGGCGACGGCCTGCACCTCCGGCCCGAGGGACCGGATCAGGGACCCGTACGCCAGCTCCGCCGGGAGCACCGCGCCCGGTAACAGGACAGCCCGAATCGGTTCCATGCAGACACATTACGCCCGAAACCGACATCCGCAATGGGCTCGAAAACTGCGGATCGGGCTACTACTTTTCGATTGCGCGCTTTCCGAAAACTAAGCGGCTACCGCAGCCACCTCAACAGCAACCCCGGCGTCCCGGAACTTCTGCACCTGGGTGGGGTCGGCGCCGTCGTCCGTCACCAGGGTCCACGGCAAAGCCAGCCGGGCCCACGCGTGGAACGGCCGCAGGCCGAGCTTGGAGGAATCCGCCAGCACGTACACTTCCCGCCCGCGCCGCGCCATCAGCTCCTTGAGCCGGGTCTGGGCGTGGTCCGCCTCGCAGATGCCATCCTCGGCGGTGACGGCGTCGGCACCCAGGAACACCCGGTCAAAGCTCATCCGCTCCAACGCGGCCTCGGCCAGGGGGCCCACAAAACTCTGCGAAACGCTCCGCAACCGGCCGCCCAGACAGTCCACCTCGATGCCCTCGCTATCCGCCAGCTCCTGCAGGGTGTTGATGCCCGGCGTCGTCACGGACAACCGATCAAACCCGCGCAGCTCGTGGGCAAGAGCACCCGCGGTGGAGCCGGCGTCAAGCAGGATGGACTCGCCGGGCTGGATCACCGAGACTGCCCAGCGGGCGATGGCGTGCTTCTGCTCGAACGCCTCGCCGGTGCGCTGCCGCAGCGACGCCTCCGGGTGCGCGCCCAGCGCCATCGCCCCGCCATAGGTGCGAGCCAGCCGGCCCTGCGAATTCAGCAGCGCCAGGTCGCGGCGGATGGTGGACGCGGTCACCTCGAACCGGGCCGAAAGCTCCTCCACGGAGGCCAGGCCGGTGGTCACGGCAAGGTGGTAGATCTCCTCGCGCCGCGCGTTTGCGCTGAGCATTCCCGGTCTCCTTCCCGTGGGCATGGCGGTGGCAGTGCTACCCATGCTAGTTCCGGCCCCCAATGAATCGGGGAGTTACACGGCCACGGCTGGCCGGGTGGCCATCTCCGCCGCCTGGTGCAGCGCCTCCACCATGGACCGGGAATCGGCGATTGCCTTGCCGGCGATGTCGAACGCGGTGCCGTGGTCCACGGACGTGCGGATCACCGGCAGGCCCACCGTGATGTTCACGCCGGCCTCGATGCCCAGCACCTTCACCGGCCCGTGGCCCTGGTCGTGGTACATGGCCACCACTAGGTCGTAATCGCCCCGGCCAGCCAGGAAGAACAGCGTGTCCGCCGGAAGCGGGCCCACCACGTTGATCCCGTCCGCCTGTGCGGCCTTCACGCCCGGCTCGATCTTCTCCGCTTCCTCGCCCTGGCCGAACAGGCCGTTCTCGCCGGCGTGCGGGTTGATGGCGCACACACCGATCTTCGGGTTGGGGATGCCCGCGCGGACCAGCGCCTCGTGGCCGCGGCGGATGGTGCGCTCCACCAGGTCCGGGTTGATCTTGCGGATGGCGTCCACCAGCCCGATGTGCGTGGTCACGTGGATCACCCGGATTTTGGGCGTGGAAAGCATCATGGACACTTCCTCTGTGCCCGTCAGGTGCGCCAGCAGTTCGGTGTGCCCGGGGTAAATGTGCCCGGCCGCGTGCAGCGCCTCCTTGTTCAGCGGCGCGGTGCAGATGGCCTGCACCTTCCCGGCCATCGCCAGCTCGCTGGCCACCCGGATGTATTCGTACGCGGCGTGCCCGGCCACGGGGGAGAGCTGCCCCCACGGCAGGTCCTCCGGCAGCAGATTCAGGTCGATCACGTTCACCCGGCCCGGCGTGAACAGCGCGTCCTCCACGTCCCGGATGCTCTGGATGTCCGCCTCGATGCCCAGGACGTCCGCGGCCTGGCGCAGGCGCAGCGCGTCGCCGATCACCACGGGCCGGCACTCGGCGTTGCTCTGCGGATCCAGTACGGCGGCCACCACCACCTCCGGCCCCACCCCGGCCCCGTCGCCCATGGTCACGGCCACGTACGGGAGGGCGGCCTGCTCGGTCTCGGTCACTGCGTCGGTTGTCATGTCTGCTCCAGAAGGTTCGTCCAGCGGGGGAAGGTTGGTGGTGGGAGGCTGCGCGGACTGTCCGCGGCGCTCCCGGATTTCGTCGTAAAGCTGCAGGAGGGCCAGGTCATCGCCGAAGCTGCCGGGCTTGGTGCCCACCAGCGTCCCGTCATCGGCACGGCTCAGCACGGCCCCGTGCTGTACCGCCGCGAGTGGCACCAGGCTATGGCGGCCGACGGCGTCCAGGACTTCCCGGGCCGTCTCACCGCCGGTAAGGATCAGGTCAGTGGGTGTTGCCTTCGCGGCCTCGGCCGCGAACTTCGACAGGGCCTGCACGATGGCTTGGGCTTTCGCCGGGTCCACCTTTGCTGCTGCCAGGGTGACGGCAATGTTCTTGCCCGCCCTGAGGGCCTGCCCGGTCTCCTCGAGCTGGGTGGCGTACGCGCCGGCAGCGCCTGCGTAGAGCGGGTGCAGCCGGACCACCATGAAGCCCCTGGCTTCCAGCCGGGCCAGCTGCGCCTGGGCAGTTTTGGAGGCGGAGCCGACGACGGCGAGCACCGGCCGGGCCGCTTCCTGCGGTACGGCGGTGGTTGCGTCCGCCGTTGTCACAGTTTGCGCATTCCGCGCAGACTGTGCAGCGAGCCGCTGTGCGAGGACGCCAGCCGCCCCGCCCGTTCCCACCAGGACGATGCGGCGGCCGCCAGCCTCCCGGAACTCCAACTCCAGCAGGGCGTCCACCACGTGCGCCAGGTCCTGCACGGTTTCGCCGTCGGCCACCACCAGCTGCGGCTGGTCGGGATCCAGCAGCGCGGACAGCTTCTTAGGCAGCGAACCGGACCGCACCGCGGTCAGGCCCAGTGTCCGTACCGAGGCCGGATCCTCGGGGCACAGCAGCGACGGAATGTCCGCCGGCGGGGCCGAAAGCTCCGCCTGCCACAGATCCTTTTCCGCCAGGGGAGTGCCGGCCACCAGCGGCCGCCCATCCACGACGGAACGCTGCAGCTGGGGGAGTGCCCCTGCTACAACGGCATGGAAACCAAGGCCCCTCAGCGCGGCAATCTCGGCACGAATGTTGCCGCGCCACAGGGAGTCCATCTTCTTGAACAACACCTGCGCAGCCGAGGCCTCGCGACCTGAAAAGGCCTCCTTTACGAGCGCCCCGGCGGCCGCCTCGGCAAGCCCGCGGGAGTGCGTATCGGCAACCACCACGTTGGTGGCGGCGCCCGGAAAGGAGGTGCCGCCGTCGTGCGTTGCCAAAGCGTTACCCACTCCTGCAGCCGCACCCAGCAAGACCTGGGTGGTCAGGTTGTGCTGCACAAAGCAGTAGCCAACCTCGGCGGCGCCGGAGAAATCGTCGGCCTGCACAAATACGGAAGCCACGTTGCTCCTCTCGTCCGTAGTGGGCTCGATCCCGCCACGTAGCGGGAAGCTCCTCATCATCATGACACGGTTGCGCGAATCACGCTAGAGGGGTTGCGCAATTTGCGCAGGAGTGGCAAAGTGATGGACACAACATTCGGCGCAGCCACTCCCGCCGGCCGCCGTCCCCCGATCTACCGAGAGGTCAACGATGACCGTTCTTCCTCAAGGAAGTGAGATTTCCCGCCGCCGCCTGCTGCAGTTCGGCGCGGCCGCAGGGTTTCTGCTGGGCACCGGCAGCCTCGCAGGCTGCGCCGGCCCCACCGGCCTTCCCGGACCCAGCACCCTGACCCTCGCGCTCAACCGCTCACTGGTCAGCCTGGACAACAAGCTCAACCAGTTCGACGCCGCCGTCACCGTGCAGCGCGCCGTCCGCCAAGGCCTCACCGCCATCGGCCCCGAAACCAAGCCCGTGCTGGTCCTGGCCGAACGCTTCGAAATGACCGGCCCCACCGAATGGACCGTCCGGTTCCGCGAAGGCATCCGCTACTCGGACGGCAGCCCCGTCAAGGTGGAGGACGTTGCCACCGCACTGAAGATGTACCAGCAGGTGCAGGGCTCCTTCGTGGCCGGCTTCTTCCCCGAATTCCCCGAAGTGGTGCCGGTGGATGACCGCACCTTCAAGATGGTGTCCAAGAAGCCCATCCCCATCCTGGACTCGCTCATGAGCATGATCCTGATTACCCCCGCCGCCCAGAACAAGCCGGAGGAACTGCAGGAAGGCCTGGGCACCGGCCCCTACGTGGTCACCAAGTTCAACCGCGGCGCCGGCACCTACAGCCTGGCCCGCAACGAAAACTACTGGGGCCCCGCCCCGCAGGTGGACAACGTGGAAGTCCGGTTCCTCCCCGAGGAATCCAGCCGGGTGATCGCCCTCCGCAGCGGCGAGGTGGACGTCATCGACTCCATCACCCCCGACTCCCGCGAACAGCTGGCCGGACTTCCCGGCGTCAAGCTGCAGGAAGCCTCAAGCCTCCGCCTGAACCAGATCTTCTTCAACTTCCGCAAGCCCGCCGGCCACCCGCTGGCCGATCCCCGCGTCCGCCAGGCACTGAGCATGGCGATCGACGGCGAGTCCCTCGTCCGCGACGTACTGGTGGACTCTGTCACCCAGGCCGAGGGTGTCACCCCGTCCAGCCTGACCGGCTACTACAAGACCGGCGAGTACGTCTACGATCCCGAAAAGGCCAAGGCCACCCTCGCCGAGCTCGGCGTCAAGGACCTCACCCTGAAGATCATCTGGGAAACCGGCGAGTTCGCTTCCGACACCTCCGTGATGGAGGCCCTGGTGGAGATGTTCGGCAAGATCGGCGTCAAGGCCGAACTGCAGCAGTTCGAACCCGGCGGCAACATCCTGGCCTGGCGCCAGGGCAAACAGGGCGACTGGGACCTGCTCGGCAACGGCTACCCCAGCCCCACCGGCCTGGCCATCACCATGCTGCAGGGCATGTACGCCGGCACCCCCGAAAAGGAAGCCACCCGCGACACCTACCAGGGCTACGTGATCCCCGAGGTCACCGCAAAGATCCAGGCCGCCTCCGCCGAAGCGGACCCGGCCCGCAGGACCGAACTGCTTAACGAAGCCCAGCAGGCGGTGTGGGACACCTGGCCCTGCGCCTGGGCGTTCGTCCCCAAGTCCGTCCTCGCCCACCGGGAGCGGGTGTCCAACATCAACCTGGCACCCACCAACTCCTACCCCCTCGTTGATGTCCGGCTGGAGGCCTAAGCCATGACGAACTACATCCTCAAGCGCCTGGGACAGGGCCTGCTCACCGTGTTCCTCACGGTTTCCACCGTGTTCATCCTGATCCGCATGGCCCCGGGCGACCCCGCGGTCTCCTACGCCGGACCGCTGGCTACCACCGAACAGCTCGCCGCGGTCCGGGAGCAGTTCGGCCTGGACCGGCCCGTGCTGGAGCAGTACTGGATCTTCCTCCAGCAGCTGTTCACCGGCAACCTGGGCCAGTCCTACTCCTTCCAGGCCCCCGCCATGCAGGTGGTCTTCGAACGGATGCCGTACACCCTGACCCTGGCCACGTCGGCAATCCTGCTGACCGCCGTCGTCGCCATCCCCCTGGGTGTCTGGATGTCCCGCCGCCCGGACACCGGCAAGGAGTTCGGCGTCAACGTGCTCACCATCGCCGGGCAGTCCATGCCCGACTTCTGGACCGGCATCATGCTGCTCACCGGCTTCGCCGTGCTGATCCCGCTGTTCCCGGCCTCCGGCTTCGCCACCTGGGGCGGACTGGTCCTCCCCACCGTCACCATCGCCATCCTGCAGATCGCTCTGATCTCCCGCATGGTCCGCCGCGAAATGACCAACAACCTCGCCGCCCCGTACCTCACCGTGGCCCGCTCCCGCGGCGTCAAGAACTCGGTGCTGACCTGGCGCTACGCCATGGGCAACTCTGCCATCCCCGTCTTCACCGCCCTGGGCACCCGGTTCGCCGCGATGCTCAACGGCGTGGTGGTGGTGGAAGTGGTGTTCGCCTGGCCCGGCGTGGGCTCCCTCATTGTCCGGGCCCTCGAAACCCGCGACTACCCCCTCATCCAGGCGACCGTCCTGGTCACCGCGCTCCTGGCCGTGGCCGTGCAGCTGCTGATCGACCTCGCCTACCCGCTCCTTGATCCCCGTGTTCGTCTTGGAAAGGCGGCAACAGCATGAGCCTCGACACAGCAACACCTGCCGGCGCGCCCAGCCGGCAGCCCAGCCCCTCCGCCGTCACCAAGGCGGACATCGCCAGGGCAGGCGCCACCCGTCGTCGTAAATCCGCCCAGTGGAAGCTCATCATCGGCACAGTCTGCACCCTGCTGGTGATCATCCCGATCATCCTGGCCCAGGTGCTGCCGCTGCCGGACGCCAACTTCCAGGACCTCTCCGCCCG
Encoded here:
- the pdxA gene encoding 4-hydroxythreonine-4-phosphate dehydrogenase PdxA — its product is MASVFVQADDFSGAAEVGYCFVQHNLTTQVLLGAAAGVGNALATHDGGTSFPGAATNVVVADTHSRGLAEAAAGALVKEAFSGREASAAQVLFKKMDSLWRGNIRAEIAALRGLGFHAVVAGALPQLQRSVVDGRPLVAGTPLAEKDLWQAELSAPPADIPSLLCPEDPASVRTLGLTAVRSGSLPKKLSALLDPDQPQLVVADGETVQDLAHVVDALLELEFREAGGRRIVLVGTGGAAGVLAQRLAAQSARNAQTVTTADATTAVPQEAARPVLAVVGSASKTAQAQLARLEARGFMVVRLHPLYAGAAGAYATQLEETGQALRAGKNIAVTLAAAKVDPAKAQAIVQALSKFAAEAAKATPTDLILTGGETAREVLDAVGRHSLVPLAAVQHGAVLSRADDGTLVGTKPGSFGDDLALLQLYDEIRERRGQSAQPPTTNLPPLDEPSGADMTTDAVTETEQAALPYVAVTMGDGAGVGPEVVVAAVLDPQSNAECRPVVIGDALRLRQAADVLGIEADIQSIRDVEDALFTPGRVNVIDLNLLPEDLPWGQLSPVAGHAAYEYIRVASELAMAGKVQAICTAPLNKEALHAAGHIYPGHTELLAHLTGTEEVSMMLSTPKIRVIHVTTHIGLVDAIRKINPDLVERTIRRGHEALVRAGIPNPKIGVCAINPHAGENGLFGQGEEAEKIEPGVKAAQADGINVVGPLPADTLFFLAGRGDYDLVVAMYHDQGHGPVKVLGIEAGVNITVGLPVIRTSVDHGTAFDIAGKAIADSRSMVEALHQAAEMATRPAVAV
- a CDS encoding alpha/beta fold hydrolase, whose amino-acid sequence is MEPIRAVLLPGAVLPAELAYGSLIRSLGPEVQAVAKELELYKDDEPPAGWTLDTEVAGVLREADARGWQTFHLLGYSGGGAAALALAATHPDRLESLALLEPAWAGNWDWSPAYAQHRRKYQELESLPPDEFMAAFMRLQVRPDVVLPPPEPGPPPPWMAKRPAGIRAFLNTFKEYDLDRSKLAAFSRPVFFALGGLSHPDEYGEVAARLARVFFPDFHLEVFPKRHHFDPPHRIEPERLAESLRRHWALQATPAGSAT
- a CDS encoding ABC transporter substrate-binding protein, with protein sequence MTVLPQGSEISRRRLLQFGAAAGFLLGTGSLAGCAGPTGLPGPSTLTLALNRSLVSLDNKLNQFDAAVTVQRAVRQGLTAIGPETKPVLVLAERFEMTGPTEWTVRFREGIRYSDGSPVKVEDVATALKMYQQVQGSFVAGFFPEFPEVVPVDDRTFKMVSKKPIPILDSLMSMILITPAAQNKPEELQEGLGTGPYVVTKFNRGAGTYSLARNENYWGPAPQVDNVEVRFLPEESSRVIALRSGEVDVIDSITPDSREQLAGLPGVKLQEASSLRLNQIFFNFRKPAGHPLADPRVRQALSMAIDGESLVRDVLVDSVTQAEGVTPSSLTGYYKTGEYVYDPEKAKATLAELGVKDLTLKIIWETGEFASDTSVMEALVEMFGKIGVKAELQQFEPGGNILAWRQGKQGDWDLLGNGYPSPTGLAITMLQGMYAGTPEKEATRDTYQGYVIPEVTAKIQAASAEADPARRTELLNEAQQAVWDTWPCAWAFVPKSVLAHRERVSNINLAPTNSYPLVDVRLEA
- a CDS encoding DeoR/GlpR family DNA-binding transcription regulator — protein: MLSANARREEIYHLAVTTGLASVEELSARFEVTASTIRRDLALLNSQGRLARTYGGAMALGAHPEASLRQRTGEAFEQKHAIARWAVSVIQPGESILLDAGSTAGALAHELRGFDRLSVTTPGINTLQELADSEGIEVDCLGGRLRSVSQSFVGPLAEAALERMSFDRVFLGADAVTAEDGICEADHAQTRLKELMARRGREVYVLADSSKLGLRPFHAWARLALPWTLVTDDGADPTQVQKFRDAGVAVEVAAVAA
- a CDS encoding VOC family protein, which gives rise to MVSRISELVLNCADPELLAGFWCGVLGYVELDREDGAIEIGPPDAGFGGLQPTIILSPSSNPRTGRLPLHIDVNPVDRDQDAELERLLALGARPADVGQTGDEQWHVLADPEGNEFCLLRRRLDP
- a CDS encoding ABC transporter permease, whose protein sequence is MTNYILKRLGQGLLTVFLTVSTVFILIRMAPGDPAVSYAGPLATTEQLAAVREQFGLDRPVLEQYWIFLQQLFTGNLGQSYSFQAPAMQVVFERMPYTLTLATSAILLTAVVAIPLGVWMSRRPDTGKEFGVNVLTIAGQSMPDFWTGIMLLTGFAVLIPLFPASGFATWGGLVLPTVTIAILQIALISRMVRREMTNNLAAPYLTVARSRGVKNSVLTWRYAMGNSAIPVFTALGTRFAAMLNGVVVVEVVFAWPGVGSLIVRALETRDYPLIQATVLVTALLAVAVQLLIDLAYPLLDPRVRLGKAATA